CTAAAGCATGAAAAAAAGAGAACTGATAGGAAAGCGATACGCTTTTCCTATTGATTCTCTTTTTTCGTATTCCCGAATCGGGTCACTAATCCTCTTTCTTCAGCCCCATCGCAGCCCAGGCCAGGCATACCCAGCCTGCAATAAAACAAACGCCCCCCAATGGGGTAATAGCACCCAGGACACGGATTCCGGTCAAACTTAGCACATACAGGCTGCCGGAAAACAAAATTATACCCGTGAACAGCAGACGCGCTGCCCATCTTAAACGGTTTGAAGCCCCCCATTGCCCGGCAGCCAATGCAATGATCAGCAAACCGACAGCATGAATCATATGATATTTTACACCTGTTTCATACACAGCTAATGCATCCGCGTCAATTCGCGCTTTCACAATATGTGCTCCAAACGCTCCAATGGCTACTGCCAACAGCATCATTATGGATCCCACAATTATCCATCTACGTTGCATATTTATGTACTCCTTTCTTCTCATTCATTAATCCCAACGTTCTTCTTATTTTATCGAATAGGTATGAAGTTTACCAGCTAGCCTGCATGGTTGGATTCCTGCAGAATTTGATGTTTAGACCTTGCCTTTTGGAGGGTAATGTGTAAGATGGCTTGCTTTTTTGTTTATTTTGTGGAAAATTAGTACCTGTTCGGACTATGTTCAAGGAGTTGAAACCATGAGTTACCAAGATCCTGATTTGCAAAAGCCTGCTGCGTCTGAGGAGCACCCTGTTTTTTCAGAAGCTCCTGTGTTCCAGCCTCCGGTCAAGCTCAAGCACTCCGGTCCCGGGATTGCTTCATTTATTATGTCGCTCGTCAGTCTGATCGGATATATTATTATGGCTATTATGGTCATTAATCTGCTTGCTCATTTCAG
This DNA window, taken from Paenibacillus kribbensis, encodes the following:
- a CDS encoding DUF423 domain-containing protein, with protein sequence MQRRWIIVGSIMMLLAVAIGAFGAHIVKARIDADALAVYETGVKYHMIHAVGLLIIALAAGQWGASNRLRWAARLLFTGIILFSGSLYVLSLTGIRVLGAITPLGGVCFIAGWVCLAWAAMGLKKED